One Gemmatimonadota bacterium DNA window includes the following coding sequences:
- a CDS encoding sulfatase-like hydrolase/transferase, giving the protein MSQPNIVFIHTDQQHHLAISAYGNSDVSTSNMDRLIAEGLSFRRSYSANPVCCPARASWYTGRMSVEHGVISNPFPIDPNLPDLGQWLTKHTDYNCVYSGKWHVTGRDVAKSFDVIYGRHPYGELQDSGATRAAAQYIAEHANDHRPYFLSVGLLNPHDCCYVCGVNGPVGKYGMEPQLSDLPDLPGNFETSLMPPNQRHRVGHWSETDWRYYIYQCYRMVETVDSQIGLIYDTLENNGLIENTLIIFTADHGEGSGHHRRVLKGFFEEEAWAVPLVISQRGSIPNGQNDSHFISGVDIPATICDYAGAPPLPDTAYGNSLRSLLEGNNDIAWRESVIGENASAIAIRDDQYKSILYDSGQNTLYDLSNDPLEKHNLVSEPGFDDVKHRHATHLAEYANTVTPYSGPDKTGERDRIREERMENLKQGNGWTEEVGS; this is encoded by the coding sequence ATGAGCCAACCTAATATTGTATTCATCCACACAGATCAGCAACACCACCTCGCGATATCCGCCTATGGAAATAGTGATGTGTCAACGTCCAACATGGATCGCCTGATCGCAGAAGGCTTATCCTTCAGGCGATCCTACAGCGCCAACCCCGTCTGCTGTCCTGCGCGCGCGAGTTGGTACACCGGGCGCATGTCCGTCGAACACGGCGTTATCAGCAATCCGTTCCCCATCGATCCCAACCTGCCCGACCTCGGCCAGTGGTTGACCAAACACACCGATTACAACTGCGTGTATTCCGGCAAATGGCATGTCACGGGACGAGATGTTGCCAAAAGTTTTGACGTGATCTACGGCAGACATCCCTACGGAGAACTGCAAGACTCTGGCGCCACCCGGGCAGCAGCGCAATATATCGCCGAACACGCAAATGACCACCGCCCCTACTTCCTATCCGTCGGCCTCCTGAACCCACACGACTGCTGTTATGTCTGCGGCGTCAACGGACCCGTGGGGAAATACGGCATGGAGCCTCAGTTGTCCGATCTACCCGATTTGCCCGGCAACTTCGAAACCAGTCTCATGCCGCCAAACCAGAGGCACCGGGTCGGCCACTGGTCGGAAACAGATTGGCGATATTACATCTACCAGTGTTACCGAATGGTAGAAACCGTTGACTCCCAGATCGGATTGATCTACGACACATTGGAAAACAATGGCCTCATTGAAAACACCCTCATCATCTTTACAGCCGACCACGGCGAAGGCTCTGGGCATCACCGAAGAGTATTGAAAGGCTTTTTTGAAGAAGAAGCCTGGGCAGTCCCACTCGTTATTTCGCAACGCGGCAGTATCCCCAACGGACAAAACGATTCGCACTTCATATCGGGCGTGGATATTCCCGCTACAATCTGCGATTACGCCGGCGCACCTCCCCTACCCGACACCGCGTATGGAAATAGCCTGCGCTCACTCCTCGAAGGAAACAACGACATTGCATGGCGAGAAAGCGTCATAGGAGAAAATGCGAGTGCAATCGCCATTCGCGACGATCAGTACAAATCCATCCTCTACGACTCGGGACAAAACACGCTTTACGATTTGTCAAACGACCCCCTGGAAAAACACAATCTCGTATCAGAACCCGGCTTTGACGACGTCAAACACAGGCACGCCACACACCTCGCCGAATACGCAAACACCGTCACACCCTACAGCGGACCTGACAAAACGGGCGAAAGAGATCGAATAAGAGAAGAGAGAATGGAAAATCTCAAACAGGGAAATGGATGGACAGAGGAGGTGGGATCATGA
- a CDS encoding mandelate racemase/muconate lactonizing enzyme family protein — MKITDVQACVIGKPEPHSGGCVWTFVRIYTDEGIVGTGECNSASYYTGFGLKESILKMKGMLIGEDPMNVGPLYEKMRRRGRYAGTTHAPLIFALTGIENALYDIVGKALGVPIYQLLGGKFRDKIRLYADCHAGDSATPEAYAEKALSVVEEGYSAVKFDVDHSGVGKLDPINWTAGAREMTHVINLIRAIREGIGFDIDLAIDCHGQFDLPSAITLAKAVEDVRLMWLEEPVPAENIDALVQVRASTSTVICTGENHYTRFEFLEMFRQKAVDIIMPDLAKSGGIMEAKRIAEIADAHYIPIAPHNVSSPLGMMAACHVMATVPNFFVLEFHGRDIPWWADLCGGEEFIKGGWMAVSDKPGIGVELDPAVAKTLLADGDTYFD; from the coding sequence ATGAAAATTACCGATGTTCAAGCCTGTGTGATTGGCAAACCCGAACCCCATAGTGGTGGGTGCGTGTGGACATTTGTTCGGATATATACCGACGAAGGCATTGTGGGTACGGGCGAATGCAATTCAGCCTCGTATTACACGGGATTTGGTTTGAAAGAATCGATTTTAAAAATGAAGGGGATGTTGATTGGTGAAGACCCGATGAATGTGGGACCGTTGTACGAGAAAATGCGTCGTCGTGGGCGGTATGCGGGTACTACCCATGCACCGCTGATTTTTGCATTGACCGGCATCGAAAATGCGTTGTACGATATTGTGGGTAAGGCGTTGGGGGTGCCAATTTATCAGTTGTTGGGGGGCAAGTTTCGCGATAAGATCCGTCTCTACGCCGATTGTCACGCTGGGGATTCGGCCACGCCAGAGGCGTATGCAGAGAAGGCACTGAGTGTTGTTGAGGAAGGCTACAGCGCGGTAAAATTTGATGTGGATCATTCGGGTGTGGGCAAGCTGGATCCGATCAATTGGACGGCGGGGGCACGGGAAATGACGCATGTGATTAATTTGATTCGTGCGATTCGCGAGGGTATTGGTTTTGACATTGATTTGGCGATTGATTGCCACGGACAGTTTGATTTGCCTTCGGCGATTACATTGGCAAAAGCTGTGGAAGATGTGCGGTTGATGTGGTTAGAAGAGCCAGTACCTGCTGAGAATATTGATGCGTTGGTTCAAGTGCGTGCATCTACGAGCACGGTCATTTGCACAGGTGAAAATCATTACACTCGTTTTGAGTTTTTGGAGATGTTCAGACAAAAAGCAGTGGATATCATTATGCCCGATTTGGCCAAATCGGGTGGCATTATGGAGGCTAAGCGCATTGCCGAAATTGCCGATGCGCATTATATCCCTATTGCGCCACATAATGTGTCGTCACCTCTGGGCATGATGGCCGCGTGTCATGTAATGGCGACAGTTCCCAACTTTTTTGTGCTCGAATTTCACGGGCGCGATATTCCGTGGTGGGCCGATCTGTGTGGAGGCGAAGAATTTATCAAAGGGGGCTGGATGGCTGTCTCTGACAAACCCGGTATAGGCGTCGAGTTAGATCCTGCCGTCGCCAAAACACTGCTGGCTGACGGGGATACCTATTTTGATTAA